Proteins encoded in a region of the Pseudomonas sp. PDNC002 genome:
- a CDS encoding arsenate reductase ArsC → MRVLFMCTANSCRSILSEAMFNHLAPQGFEAVSAGSFPKGQVLPRSLTTLQQAGISIAGLSSKGNDAFADNPPDIVITVCDKAAGEACPVYFGPALKSHWGLEDPSEATGDEAAVNAAFRATLARIEQRCRAFFALPFTTLERAELKRELDRIGTL, encoded by the coding sequence ATGCGAGTCCTGTTCATGTGCACGGCCAACAGCTGCCGCAGCATCCTCTCCGAAGCGATGTTCAACCACCTGGCTCCACAAGGATTCGAGGCGGTGAGCGCCGGCAGCTTTCCCAAGGGCCAGGTGTTGCCTCGCAGCCTGACGACCCTGCAGCAGGCCGGCATCTCCATCGCGGGCCTCAGCAGCAAAGGCAACGACGCCTTCGCGGACAACCCGCCGGACATCGTCATCACCGTCTGCGACAAGGCCGCCGGCGAGGCGTGCCCGGTGTACTTCGGCCCCGCGCTGAAATCCCACTGGGGCCTGGAAGATCCATCGGAAGCGACAGGTGACGAGGCGGCGGTGAACGCCGCCTTCCGCGCCACCCTCGCGCGCATCGAACAACGCTGCCGGGCCTTCTTCGCCCTGCCCTTCACCACACTCGAGCGCGCTGAACTCAAGCGCGAACTGGACCGCATCGGCACTCTCTGA
- the arsH gene encoding arsenical resistance protein ArsH, which translates to MPEQLPNLDLSLFDVSPPAARTSSHRPRILLLHGSTRDRSFSRLLVEEAARLLQHFGAETRVFDPSGLPLPDDAPVEHAKVQELRELVLWSEGQVWCSPERHGALSAVFKAQIDWIPLELGAIRPTQGKTLAVMQVCGGSQSFNVVNQLRVLGRWMRMFTIPNQSSVPKAYLEFDDAGRMRPSPYYDRVVDVMEELVKFTLLLRDRQEFLVDRYSERKESAEQLSARMSQASL; encoded by the coding sequence ATGCCAGAACAACTGCCCAACCTCGACCTTTCCCTGTTCGACGTTTCCCCGCCGGCGGCGCGAACCAGCAGCCACCGGCCGCGCATCCTGCTGCTGCATGGCTCGACCCGCGATCGCTCCTTCAGCCGCCTGCTGGTGGAAGAAGCTGCGCGCCTGCTGCAACACTTCGGCGCCGAGACCCGCGTGTTCGATCCATCCGGCCTGCCGTTGCCCGACGACGCCCCCGTGGAGCATGCAAAAGTGCAGGAATTGCGCGAGCTGGTGCTCTGGTCAGAAGGCCAAGTCTGGTGTTCGCCTGAACGCCACGGCGCCCTGTCGGCGGTATTCAAGGCGCAGATCGACTGGATTCCCCTGGAGCTCGGCGCGATCCGTCCCACCCAGGGCAAGACACTGGCCGTGATGCAGGTCTGCGGCGGCTCGCAATCGTTCAACGTGGTCAACCAATTGCGCGTTCTGGGTCGCTGGATGCGCATGTTCACCATCCCCAACCAGTCCTCGGTGCCCAAGGCCTACCTGGAGTTCGACGACGCCGGGCGGATGAGACCCTCGCCCTATTACGACCGCGTCGTCGACGTGATGGAGGAGTTGGTGAAGTTCACCCTGCTGCTGCGCGACCGCCAGGAATTCCTGGTGGATCGCTACTCCGAGCGCAAGGAAAGCGCCGAGCAGTTGTCGGCGCGGATGAGCCAGGCCTCACTCTGA
- a CDS encoding MBL fold metallo-hydrolase, with amino-acid sequence MRTLMKILALTTTTLLAAPFAAQADEAPKADSAAFVVHKLTDFLYAIGEPNYYQKNYSYLLVGKEQALMFDSGANQKEDITQVARTITDKPLSVLPSHLHFDHLGGLHNFQSIFLLDSPFTRKFKGSDGLYHVPEPVYLGNIDHMTLPPFKVARLVKPNEVIDLGGLKVRLLSMPGHTPDEVALYDEAHNILLSGDHLYPSWLLAGNLKDYVASLSATLKVINPQTTLYGAHADEDPSKVPAMTYADVVAIRDKMVQIEAGRAKGEAFSDPELIRSSELYKVEKDISILTDIQFTDGRGYGY; translated from the coding sequence ATGCGCACGCTCATGAAGATCCTGGCCCTGACGACCACCACGCTCTTGGCTGCGCCGTTCGCAGCGCAGGCGGATGAAGCGCCCAAGGCGGATAGCGCCGCCTTCGTCGTACACAAGCTGACGGACTTCCTCTACGCCATCGGCGAGCCGAACTACTACCAGAAGAACTACTCGTACCTGCTGGTGGGCAAGGAGCAGGCGCTGATGTTCGACTCCGGCGCCAACCAGAAGGAAGACATCACCCAGGTGGCGCGAACCATCACCGACAAGCCGCTCTCGGTGCTGCCCTCGCACCTGCATTTCGACCACCTGGGCGGGCTGCACAACTTCCAGAGCATCTTCCTGCTGGATTCGCCCTTCACTCGCAAATTCAAGGGTTCCGATGGCCTCTACCACGTGCCGGAGCCGGTGTACCTGGGCAACATCGACCACATGACGCTGCCGCCCTTCAAGGTGGCGCGACTGGTCAAGCCCAACGAAGTGATCGACCTGGGCGGCCTCAAGGTGCGCCTGCTGAGCATGCCCGGCCATACACCGGACGAAGTGGCGCTGTATGACGAGGCGCACAACATCCTGCTGTCCGGCGATCATCTCTACCCATCCTGGCTGCTCGCGGGGAACCTGAAGGACTACGTCGCCTCGCTCTCCGCCACGCTCAAGGTAATCAACCCGCAGACAACGCTGTACGGCGCCCACGCCGACGAGGACCCGAGCAAGGTACCGGCCATGACCTACGCCGATGTGGTGGCGATCCGCGACAAGATGGTCCAGATCGAGGCCGGCCGCGCGAAGGGCGAGGCCTTCAGTGATCCTGAGCTGATCAGGAGTTCGGAGCTGTACAAGGTGGAGAAGGACATCAGCATCCTCACCGATATCCAGTTCACCGACGGACGTGGTTATGGGTACTGA
- a CDS encoding LysR substrate-binding domain-containing protein, producing MALPPLHSFRVFESVARLGSLAAAAVELHVTTGAVSQQVKALQASLGVELFEKRGRQRVLTASGRELQKRVASAMGEITEAVQALQSGIRQEERVAISLSIPPAEGVEWLTRPLLRFMEESSSVRVSVITAPGMPQVDWRRADIAVIYGTPPWPGFWWSLLHGIRMTPVCSPQYLRGPRAIHEVADLARHRLLHEDDGSQWQQWLSEAGFGRGGAEDIHFEDFGMVLQAARDGFGVALSDETVSARDLDEGRLVRPLPISVPAVHNYYCICPEATRERPEIRAFIEWLLSIGE from the coding sequence ATGGCCTTACCACCGCTGCACAGCTTCAGGGTGTTCGAGAGCGTGGCCCGCCTGGGTAGCCTGGCGGCTGCGGCAGTGGAACTGCATGTCACCACCGGTGCGGTCAGTCAGCAGGTCAAGGCCTTGCAGGCCAGCCTTGGCGTGGAGCTGTTCGAGAAGCGCGGCCGGCAACGGGTGCTGACTGCCAGCGGGCGCGAATTGCAGAAGCGTGTGGCCAGTGCCATGGGCGAGATCACCGAGGCCGTCCAGGCGCTGCAGTCCGGCATTCGGCAGGAGGAGCGGGTAGCGATCAGCCTGTCGATTCCCCCGGCCGAAGGCGTGGAGTGGCTGACCCGGCCGTTGTTGCGCTTCATGGAGGAATCGAGCTCGGTGCGGGTGAGCGTGATTACCGCTCCCGGAATGCCCCAGGTGGACTGGCGCCGCGCCGACATCGCGGTGATCTACGGCACGCCACCCTGGCCGGGATTCTGGTGGAGCCTGCTGCATGGCATCCGCATGACGCCGGTGTGCAGCCCGCAATACCTGCGCGGGCCTCGGGCCATCCACGAGGTGGCGGACCTGGCGCGGCATCGCCTGCTGCATGAGGACGACGGCAGCCAGTGGCAACAATGGCTTAGCGAAGCGGGCTTCGGCCGGGGCGGCGCCGAGGATATCCATTTCGAGGATTTCGGCATGGTGCTGCAGGCGGCGCGTGATGGCTTCGGCGTGGCGCTGAGCGATGAGACCGTTTCCGCCCGTGACCTCGACGAAGGGCGCCTGGTGCGGCCGCTACCGATCTCGGTGCCGGCGGTACACAACTACTATTGCATATGCCCTGAGGCCACGCGCGAACGCCCGGAAATCCGGGCGTTCATCGAGTGGTTGCTGTCCATAGGCGAGTAG